The following DNA comes from Microbacterium foliorum.
CCGCCGGGTGGAAGTAGTTGTCTCGCAGCCAGGCGGGGTGCGGATGCCGGAATCGACCGGCCACGACCTCGTTGCGTCCGCCGAGCAGGCCGCTGCCGACGAATACCGTGTTGAGCAGGCTCTTGCTGACGCCGAACGAGTCCAGCGCGATCACGGGCACGCCGAGCGCCACGGCTTCGACGGCCGCGGTCGAGCTGACGGTGACGAGTCCGGCCGCCGTCGAGAGCGCGGCGGCCATCGACGAGTACGAGACCACGAGATTGTCCGGGCGCCGGGCAGGCAGCAGCTCGAGATACGGATCGCGCTCGAGGTGGGTCTCGGACTCCCCCGGACGCGAGCGCAGCTTGACGACGACTCGACGGTTCGGGTCGGCCTCGGCCGCCCTGACGAGGGTCGCGGCGATCTCGGCACGTTCGTCGCGACCGACCGGCACCAGCGCCTGCGCCGCGAACACGATGTCGGTCGCCGGCATACGCACCGCGCTCGGAGCGGCCGGGCGCTCGGCGATGAGGGTGCCGGCCGGGTGGCCCGCGTCGGCCCCGAGCACTCGCGCCCGGTCAGCGGCGAGCATCCGCGATCGGGAACGGGCGAACGGCAGCGTGGCCAGCGCCGTCGGCACCTGCACGCCGATCCGACGGCCCAGCTCGGCGAAGGCTCGTTCCTCGCGATGGGAGTGCACGACGAGCAGGTCGGCGTGGCGGCGGTAGTCCAGGGCGCCGCGCTGCGCGGGGATCGCCATCCCCGGCAGCCCCGCGACGACGACCGGTCGGTGCGAGAGCGTGTCGATCAGGCGTCCCATCAGGCGCACGAACGGCCCTCGCCCGGCGAGCAGGACCACGTCGGGCCGCTGCCCCTCGAGCCACGCGGCCGCCTGAGCGAAACCGATGCGGGTGACGTCGCCCGACAGCATCCCGGTGCCGGCCAGCGCCGTGCGCTGCTGATCGATGCTCGCGGTCAGCGGCGTCTGCACCAGCAGCAGATGCGGACGGATGCCGGGCACACTGCCGAGCAGCGATGCCGACCACTTCACGAAGGAGTCGGCGTCGGCGATCGCGACGACCCGCAGTGCACCCGATCCGATCATGCCGAGATGCGACGCAGCTTCGCCATGGGCGCGCGCTCGCTGTCGAACACGCGCTTGACGCCGTCGCCCAGCGCCATCTCGATCACGCGGATGTCGCGCACGAGGTGCTCGAGGCCGGTGGGCTCGAGGGATGCCGCGTGGTCGGAGCCCCACATCGTGCGATCGAGGGTGATGTGGCGTTCGACCGCGACCGCACCGATCGCGACGGCGGCGAGAGAGATCTGCAGACCCCGCTCGTGGCCCGAGTAGCCGACCGGCACTCCGGGGTAGCGGTCGCGCAGCGTGGCGATCGCGCGGAGGTTGGCCTCTTCGGGCTCGAGCGGGTAGGTCGACGTGGCGTGCATGAGCACGACGCGGTCGGTGCCGAGCGTGGCGAGGGCGCGGTCGATCTGCTCGATCGTCGACATGCCGGTCGAGAGGATGATCGGCTTGCCGGTCTCGCGCAGGGCGACGAGCAGCTCGGTGTCGGTGAGGCTGGCCGAAGCCACCTTGTGGGCCACGACGTTGAGGTCTTCGAGGAAGTCGACGCTGGGCACGTCCCACGGTGAGGCGAACCAGTCGAGACCGAGCATCGTGGCGTGGTCGCCGATGGCGATGTACTCGTCGCGGCCGAACTCGACGCGGCGGCGGTAGTCGAGGTAGCTCATCGTGCCCCACGGCGTCTCACGCGGAACATCGCGCATGTGCTCGGGGGTCGAGATCTCGGGGGTGCGCTTCTGGAACTTCACGGCGTCGGCACCCGCCTTCGCTGCGACGTCGATCAGACGCTTGGCGATGTCGACGTCACCGTTGTGGTTGAGGCCGATCTCCGCGATGACATAGGCGGGGTGGCCGCCGCCGATCACGCGTGAGCCGATGCTGACAGTCATGGTTCCTCCGGTCGTCGAAATGGCCTTCTCCCCTGAGTACGCGCCGAGAGTGAACGCCACACGACAGGAGGGTTACCGGCACCGGTCAGGCGGGCAACACCCGTTCGATCAGCTCCCGGACGGCGCCGTGGCCGCCGCTGCGGCTGAGCACGACACGGGCCGCCTCGAGCACGAGCGGATGCGCGTCGGCCACGGCGACGGGCCAGCCGACGATGCGCAGGGCCGGGAGGTCGTTGACGTCGTTGCCGAGGTACGCGATGTCGGCGAGGGGGATGCCGACCTCCTCCGCCCACCCCCGCAGCGCCGACTCCTTGTCGTCGATGCCGTGCAGAACGGGAACGCGGAGCTTCTCTGCCCGAGCCCGCACGACGGCATTGACCTCGGTCGAGAGGATGAGCATCGGGATGCCGGCACGCCGCAGCAGCGACACCCCCATGCCGTCCTCGCGGCTCACGCGCACGCGTTCGACGCCATCGGCGTCGACTGTGGCGGTGTCGTCGGTGTGCACCCCGTCGAAGTCGGTGACGATCGCTCGCACCGGCACCCGCTCAGGGCTCTCGTGAAGGGCTGCGAGTGCGCGGGCGATGCGGAGCTGCTGCTCGTCGTCGATCTCGATCGCCGTCCACTCCGGCACCTCGGCGATGCGGATGCGACCGAAGAAACGGTGCTTCGCCTCACGGAAGCCGTCCACCCGGAACACATAGAAAGCGCCCGTCTCGAGGAAGTGTGGCTCGCGGTCCTGCCGCCGAGGACGATGCGCGGCGTCGTGGTTGAGTGCGACGGCCGCGTCGGCATCCGTCCGCCCTGCCCCGCTCGTCTGCCGTGGGTCGCCGCGCGACCAGAGGAACCCGTAGGTCTCGTGAGCCGCGAACATGCTGTCGGCCTTGCGCTCGCGCACCTCGCGCACCGCACCGGACAGCGCGTCCCGCGCGATGAACGGCGACGTCGCCTGCAGGAACGCCACCACATCGGCCCGCTCTCCTTCGGCATCGAGCACGTCGAGCGCATGCAGGATCGCGGACTCCGACGAGGCCGTGTCACCGGAGATCTCGGACGGTCGCCGCACGACTCGCGCCCCGGCGGCCTCGCTCACCGCGGCGATCTCGTCGTCATCGGTCGAGACGACCACGAGATCGATGCCGTGGGTCTCCGATGCGGTGCGCACGGCACGTTCGATGAGCGGCACCCCGCCGACGCGCCGCAGGTTCTTGCGCGGCACGCCCTTCGATCCGCCCCGTGCCGGGATGATCGCGACGACCCTGCCTGCGTCCGCCCTCTGCTGTCGCCCGGTCATGTCGCCCGTCCCGTCGCCATCGTCGCCCGTCGTCATTTTCATCGCGCTCATCGCCCTCTGAGCACCCGCCACGCACGTGCGAGTCTGCGCCGCGCTGCGAGCACCGTGAGCCTCGCCTGCTCCACCCGGCCGATGCCGCCCACGGGGCGCAGCGCACGACGCACGGCCGTCTCGCGCGGGGCTCCGGGGAGTCGCAGCTCGGCCAGCCTCTCGGGCGCGAAGTACCGATCTCGGTCAGAGGGGCGGATGCCGGTGAGCAGCTGCTCGGCCCGACCGCGGAGGTGACCGGCGACGACGGGCTGCATGGCGTAGCCGACCGCGTCGATCAGCAGCTGCATGCGCTCGGGCTCGCGATACGGGGAATCTGCGCGGGTCAGCGCATCGACGATCGTCGCCGGCACTCGATTGCTGTTCTCGTACGGGGTCAGCCTCGCGAGCACGGTGCCGGCCCCGACCGCATCGATCTCGCGGCCGAACAGAGCCTGCACGGTCGGCAGAGCGGTCGAGAACCCCGCGATCACGGCTGTCGCATCGAGTCGTTCGGCCAGCACCTCTGCGGCGAGCGCGCCGCGGTACTCGCGGAAGTCGATGCCGTGCGCCCGTGCCCGGTCGCGCAGAGCGTCGCTCAGCCGAGGCGGGGCGGAGGGGTGCGGCTTGAACACGATGTGCTGCGGTCGCCGGCTCGCCGCGCGGTCGATCATCTCCTTCTGCAGCGCGATCTCCTCGACCTCGCTGACCAGGCCGAGAGCCGACAGGTACTGGCCGAGCACGAGCACGGTCGACTCGCCGCCGAGAGCACTCTCGAGCTCAGCCGTGTCGTCCACCGCCGCAGCGGTCTCGGCGAGCACCGCGCGGAACAGGTCGGGCGAGACCGGCACGGGCGTCGCCGTGGGCGAACCCACCAGCGGGGTCACTCCGGGCACCACGTCGACGTGCACGACGCGAGCGATCCGAGCGGTCACCGTGTGCGGCATCCGCACCCGCATGGGCGCGTACGTCATCAGCCCGTCGCCGATGATCGTGAGCCGCGCGTGCGGGAAGAGCAGCATCAGGGTGCGCGCTGGGGCGACCTGCGGGCTCTGCACGAGCAGTTCGAGGTCGCCGGCGTCGATGCCCCAGGCCCTGATCAGCAGTCGGCGCAGCAGCGGCAGGTCAGCGGCGTGGGGCTTCCACGAGCTCGGATGCAGAGGGCCGAGCAGCGCGTCGAGGTCTTCGATGCGATCGAACCTGTCGCGGAGGCTCGCCAGCGCGGGGTCGGAGGCGATGCTCACCGATGTCTCGGGCACTCGCGATGACACGAACGGAACGAGGATCCGCTCACCGTGGTCGCCGAGCAGTCCGCCGTCGAGGGCGCCGGCTGCGGTGGCCAGCCCGTAGGCGCTGTGCACCGCGAAGAGCTGCGTCATGCTGCGAGCCCCAGAGTGCGCAGCAGGGGTGCCAGCACGCGGCGCCGGGGCCCGTCGAGACGCGCCAGCACGGCCGATGCGTCGCCCTCGGGCAGGCGGGCGAGCAGCCCTCGGATGCCGGCCCGCATCTCGCCGCGCAGCGACGGGGTCATCCGTCTCGACCGCACGAGATGACGGGAGGAGAGCGCCATCACGCTCCACACCGCCTTCGGCAGGAACCGGTCGGAATCGGCATCCGCCTCGACGATGTCGAGCACCTCGCCCATCGCGCGCACGAAGTCGAGCTGCCGCCGGTCGCGCACCTGCGTGAGCGATGTCGACACCCCGCGGCGGTAGAGCAGCGCCGGGGCGTCGACCACCGCGAACGATCGGGCCTGCAGGTGCAGCCGCCAGATCCACGGTCGGTCCTCGGCGGTGAAGAGGCCGGGGGTGAAGCCCGCGAGTCCCTGGTCGATCAGGCGACGGTGCATGATGCCGGCCCAGGCGAACGGGTAGTCGACCATGGTCGGCTCGTTGTCGGGAAGGATCGCGTCTCTGGGTGACGCGACCGCCTCCCGCCACGGGTACGGCGCCGGCACGAGGGTGCGCACGCCCGCCTTCACGGTGACGTGGTCGGTGCGGAGGAAGTCGCAGCCGAGTTCTTTGAGTCGCCGTGCCAGCACCGAGAGCCGCTGCGGCTGCATCCAGTCGTCTCCGTCGAGGAAGCAGAACGCGTCGCCCTCGACATGCTCGAGCCCCTGATTGCGGGCGCTCGCCAGGCCCTTCGGCCGGGGGTTGACGATGACCTCGGCGTGCGAGAACCGCTCGGCGTATCGCCGCATCAGTATGCCGGTGTCATCACGAGAGCCGTCGTCGATCGCCACGAGCTTGAGCGAGGAGGGGTCGTCGAACTGCCGCGTCAGCGTCTCGAGCGTCGTGCCGATGTAGGCGCCTGCGTCCTTCGCGGGCAGGATGACGGTGACGAGCGGTGTGCGCACAGAACTCCCCCGGGTCGACGGTCTCGGAATGCTCTCAGGCGCTCCTTGCCGATCGGGGACCGGCGGGTGAACACGCGGTGACGCGATCTGTCGACGCCCCATGCTCACTGCCGGATTCGCACCTCACCCGGCGTTCGGCCACGATGGGAGCATGCTCTGGCCGTTCGGAACCACCTGGCGCCCTGTGCGCCAGAAGCGCCGCACCACGGTCGACCTGCGGTGGCTGAGCGCCCGCACCTGGACGCGCCGCTGGTATCCGCAGGGCATCGACCTCGGTCTCTGGCACGGGCGCCGGACACTCGCCGTGAGCTGGTTCCGTCAGCGGCTCGACGGCCACCATCTGGCGTCTCGGGTCGCGTTCGTCGACCTCGAGCGCTCTCGTCACCTCGACGTGCTGCTCGCGGTCGACGAGGGCGGAGAGCTGCAGCCCGCGCCGATCCATGCCGGCGGCCTCGCCTGGTTCGACGATCGGCTGTTCGTCGCGGCGACCGGGCGCGGCATCTGGGAGTTCGACCTCGCCGACATCCGCCGCGTGCGAGGCGCCGAGGCACGACGCGTCGCCGGTGCGCGCGGACGAGGACTCCGCGCCACGGCGCTCATCGCGGTGCGCACCCGCGTGCATCCGATCGACCTGCGCTGCTCGTACCTCGGTCGCGTGTTCGACGACGACGGCACGCCCCTCAGACGAGTGCTCATCGGCGAATACACGAAGGACGAAAAGGGGCGGATCGCGGAGTTCACGGTGCCCGACTCCGACGACGACGACTTCCGTGAAGAGAGCCGCTTCACGCCCGGCATCACGCAGATGCAGGGCGCGGCGCGCTGGGGCGACCGGCACTTCATCTCGCAGTCCGACGGCATGCGCGCCGGCGCGCTGTGGACCGGCAGCCGCGATGCCCTGGTGCGCGATCGGATGCCGCTTCCGGTCGGCTGCGAGGATCTCGCCCTCGACATCGATGCGAAGCTGCTGTGGTCGCTCGGCGAGCACCCCTGGAAACGTGTCGTGCGCGGCATCCCGTTCCGGGCGCTGAGCCTCGACGGCTGACAGCAGACCCTTCAGCTCACGAACGTAGACTGTTCGGGTGAAGAACCGTGCACCTTTCCTCGTCTACACCGTGCTGCGCCTGCTGGCCTTCCTCGTGCCGCTCGCGATCATGTGGTTCTTCTTCCCGATCTTCCGCGAGTACTGGTGGCTCGCCGCGATCTTCGCCGCCCTCATCGGCGTGAGCATCTCGATGCTGTTCCTGCGCCGACCTCTCACCGACGCCTCGGCCCGGATCGTCGAGCGTCGCTCTGGTCGCAGTTCTGCCGAGCAGGCAGATGCGGATGCCGAAGACGAGGCGATCGCCGGCGAGGCCGGCTCCACCACACGTCGCGAGGACTGACCCGGGTACTCCGGCTCGCCGCGGGCTCAGCCGGCGAGCGCCCAGAAGAACGCACCGGCGTAGAGCAGCGCGGTCAGCGACGTCAGGGCCAGCGCCGTGACCAGCTCCTTCGCCTGACGATAGGTCCACACGATGAGGATGGCCGGGAGTCCGGCGAGCAGCGCGAGCAGGCCGATCCATGCGATCGGGTACAGCAGCGCGATGAGCACGAGGATGCCGAAGGGCACGATCACGAAGAGAGTGAAGAGCACCTGGGTCGCGCGCTTGCCGATCAGCACCGTCAGGGTGCGCTTGCCGACGAGACGATCCTGATCGATGTCGCGCAGGTTGTTGGCGAGCAGCACCGCGCAGGCGAAGAGGCCGGCCGCGATCGCCCCGAGCCAGGCCTGCTGCGGCAGCTCGAAGACCTGCACCCACGTGGTGCCGAGGGTCGCGACGAGTCCGAAGAAGATGAAGACGAACACCTCGCCGAGCGCGTTGTATCCGTAGGGGCGCTTGCCGCCGGTGTAGAACCAGGCGGCGACGATGCAGGCCGCGCCGATCGCCAGCATCCACCACTGCTCGGTGCGGATCACGATGGCGACGCCGACCGCCGCGGCGAGCGCGAAGAACACGAGCGCCGCGCCGAGCACGGTTCGCGGCTTCACTCGGCCGGATGCCGTCAGGCGAGCCGGCCCCACGCGCACGGCATCGGTGCCGCGGATGCCGTCGCTGTAGTCGTTCGCGAAGTTGACGCCGATCTGCAGCAGCACGGCGACCGCGAGGCACGCCAGCGCGATCACCCAGTGGAACTCCGGACCCATGCTGCGTGCGGCGCCGGTGCCGATGACGACGGGTGCGACGGCGAGCGGCAGGGTGCGCAGACGGGCGGCGCCGATCCAGTCGCCGAGGGTCACGGGCCCGGCGTCGATGACGGCCTGGCTCGCGGGATTGCCGCTGGCCCGCTTCGCGGGATTGCCGCTCACACGGGTCTGATTCTTCTTGCGCTTCGAGGATGCTGCCACGCAGGGAATCCTACTGGGGGCGCCGATGTACTCCCCGAGGCGAATCAGGGGTTCGGGTTGCTGTCCTTGCCGTCGAGCCAGAGAGTGTCCGATGCGTCGCCGTGCGCCCCACCCTTGCCGACGTGCTTGTCGCTGATCTTCGGGCCCTTGAGGATCACGTGCACCATCGCCTGCGCGTGACCGTGCCCGAGGCTGTAGTCCTGCTTGAGCCAGTTGAGCACGACGGTCGATTTCGTGGTCTTGTCGAACCCCTGCTCCTTGGCGAGTTCGATGAACTGGCGAGGGGTGAGGCCGGTCTGGGTCTCGACCTTGTCGAGGTATGCCTGGAAGGACATGGATGCTCCTGTGCGTGGTCGTTCAGTCGTCGGAGAGGAAGGTCTGGATGATCGTCGCCGACGCATGGATGCCGATGATGCGCAGCATCCCCTCGCCGACGTTCGTGAAGCAGTGTGGCACGAAGGCCGGGCCTGTCGCGGTGTCGCCTGCGGAGGCGACGATCGTCTCATCGCCGACCGTGATCCCCGCCGTACCTTCGAGCACCACCCACGTCTCGGGGTAGGGGTGCCAGTGCAGGCCCGGCCCCTCGCCGGGCTGATTCTCGACGTAGAAGTACGAGATCGCCGCACCGTGATCCGCGCCGACGAACCTGCGGCTGCGTCCGGTGCCGATGCGGATGTCCGCGGCGGTGACGGCTTCGAGAGCAGATGACGTGGTGTTCATGAGCCCAGTCTCGACAGGCGCGCACGCTCGTCCTAGAGTTTCGATGTGGATCGAAAATCCTATTCGGACCGACCTGATGCGCCGGTAGAAGGCGTCGAGCACCCCGACCATCGCGTCGAGTTCCACCTGAGCCCCGGCGACATCCAGTCGGTGCGCTTCGGCATCTCCCCCGGCCACGAGCTCGCCCACGCCGTGCGCGTGCTGCTGCGCCCGGAGCAGCACCCGCTGCAGTGGGGGTGGCTGCGCGCCGTGCGCGATCGGCTGCCGCGGGAGAGCTTCCAGCTGCTCGCCGCGGTGATCGGCGACGACGGCTATATGCCCGACTTCCTCACGGCAGCGCCCGGGTGGGACATGACACCCGAGGCCGAGCTCGCGGCGCTGCGCATCACACCGCTGGATCCGATGCGGGTCGACTTCGGCAAGATGGTGATCCGCTCGTCGGGATCCCGCCAGCGGGCGCTGCGCGGGATGCAGGAGCAGCCGGCCCGTGCCCGCGAGATGATCGCCGACGCATGGTCGGAGGTGTGGGATGCCGCGCTCGCTCCCGTCTGGCCGCAGCTCGAACGTCTGCTGCGATCCGACATCGCCGTCCGATCGCGGGTGATCGCCACCTCGGGGATCCGAGAGATGGCGGGTGGACTGCATCCGACCGTGAGCTGGGGTGACGGAGCCGTGCGCGTCTCGCTTCGCCGCCACAGCGAGCTCGTCGACTGCCACGGCAGCGGACTGGTGCTCGTGCCGTCGGTGATGTCGTCATGGGGATGCATGGTGCTCACCGAACCGCCGGCCCAGCCGACCCTGTTCTATCCCGCGCGGGGCGTGACCGCCGGTTGGTCCCGCGACGCGAGCGAGATCGCCACGTCGCTCGGTGCCCTCCTCGGCCCGGCGCGCGCGACGATCCTGCTCGAGTCGGGCGTCGCTCGCACCACCACACAGGTCGCTCAGGATGCGGGGATCGCCGTGTCCACGGCATCCCACCACCTCACGGTGCTGCGCGACGCCGGCCTGGTCTCGAGCGAGCGCGACGGCGCCAGGATGCTGCATCTGCGCACACCCCTCGGGGAGGCGATGGTCGGCGCGGTTCTGTGATCGGCGCGGGTGCTCTGAGGCGCCCGCGCGATCTCTATTCGCCTTCGGGGGCGACCGAGATGATCGGCCGGTGCTCGTAGTAGGTCTGCAGCACGACCGTGGTGCGGGTGCTGACGTTCGCGGCGAGCCGGATGTCTCGCACGAGTTCTTCCAGCGCGCGCGGCGACGCGACTCTCACGAACAGCATGTAGCTGGCGTCGCCCGCGATCGAGTGGCACGCTTCGATCGCGTCGAGGTGCTCGAGAAGCTCAGGGGCGTTGTCAGGCTGAGCAGGGTCGAGCGGCGTGATCTCGATGAACGCCGAAAGCGGAGTGCCGACCAGCTCGGGGTCGAGGATCGCCCGGTAGCCGGTGATGACGCCTCTGGTCTCCAGGCGACGGAGTCGGGACTGCACAGCCGACACGGAGAGGCCGACGGCATCGGAGAGCTGAGACAGCGTCGCGCGCCCGTCTCGTGAGATCTCGGCCAGGATCGCGCGATCGACAGAGTCATCCATGGATGTAATATTATCGTCAGGATTCCGTATATGCCGGAATCTTTCCGTCAAACTCTCCGATCGGAGGTCCCGATGTCCATCATTTCCGCCAACAGCTCCGCTGTACAGGCCATCGTCGGCGAACCCGAGGTCGTCGAGGACGCATCGACCGCCGAATCCTCCGCAGCGTGGGCACAGCTCAAGGACGCCGCGATCGCGATCCGCGAGATGCAGGTCAAGGACGGCTCGATCCCGGATGCCGCGCACCACGCCGCCGCCCGCGATCTCGTCGCCGCGGTCACCGCCGGCATCCGCGCTCTGGCCCCCGCCTTCCCGCACGACGCCGACTACCTCGCCGCGTCGATCGTCGACTTCGACCGCTGGGTCTCCGAGGGATTCGGCGTGCCGGACTTCCTCGACTCGCTCATGGCGTTCCAGCCGCAGCAGCATCGGGTCGACGGCATCCGCCACCTGGTCGTCTTCCCCATGTACACGCAGAACGGTTCGAGCGACCGCCTCGTCGAGGCGCTCATCGTCGAGACGATCTGGCCCGAGTTCATCGCGGCCCTGGAGGCCGGCGACTACGGCAACAAGCTGTTCGTCTCGCTGCGGCTCGTCGACTTCACGCCCGGGTACGACACGAACTCGGCCGTGCTGTTCCCCGAGACCGTCGCGATGCGCGAGATCCCCTCGTTCACGTGGGGCGCGATCTTCCAGGACCGTGAAGCGGCCCGCTACCGCCGCGTCACCCGCGCCGCCGCCGAGATCACCAAGCTCGAGCTTCCGGAACGGGCTGCGGCGATGCTCGACGACCAGGGGCTGACCGAGCGCGCGTTCGTGATGTGGGACATCATCCACGACCGCACCCACATGCGCGGCGACCTGCCGTTCGACCCGTTCATGATCAAGCAGCGGATGCCGTTCTTCCTCTACTCGCTCGAGGAGCTGCGGTGCGACCTCACCGCCTTCCGCGAGTCGGTGAAGATCGAGCGGTCGTTGCGTGCGCGCACCGAGGCCGGCGACAGCCTCTCGGACTCCGAGCAGGAGATGCTCGACCACGCGGATCTCGTGCAGTACGCCGTGATCTTCGACCGGATCTTCCGCTTCGCCATCACGGGCTCCCGGGTGCGCAACTACGACGGTCTCGGCGGACAGCTGCTCTTCGCCTGGCTGCACCAGCGCGGAGTGCTGCACTGGACCGACACCGCGCTCGCCTTCGATTGGGCAGCGGTTCCCGACGCGGTCGTCGCCCTCGGTGACGCGATCGACGAGCTCTACTGGCGCTCGATCGACCGCCCGAAGACGGCGCACTGGCTCGCCGCCTACGACCTCGTCCGGTCGGTGCTCACCCCGAACCCGGCCTCCCGCTGGGCCCGCGGTCTTCCGGACGAGATCCTCGCCGGCGCACCCAAGGGCTTCACAGATGCGGTGCTCGACGACGAGTTCCCCCTGTCCATGTTCTTCGAGGCCCTCGACAAGAAGATGAAGCCGGTCATCGAGTCGACCGTCGGCATCCGAGGCACCGACGACTGACTCGCGCATTTCTGGGGTCCGGTCGCGGGGGCGATCGGACGCAGTGTCTGCGGCCATTCCTGCCCGGGGTGGCCGCAGAACTGTCTCTACACGAGAGTTGAGCACATGAGCGTCACCGATCGAACCGTCCTTCTCGCCGGAGCCACGAGCCCTTCGGGGCTCGCGCTCGCTCAGGCACTCGTCGACGCCGGGGCGCGCGTGATCGCCACCGGTCGCTCCGCCGAGCGGCTCGAGTCGCTGCAGGCGACCGTAGCGCGCATCGAGGTGGCTGACGCGACCTCGCTGGAGGCGATGACCGAGCTGGCATCGCGGATCGACGCGGTGGATGCCGTGATCCCGCTGGTCGGAGGCTGGCGCGGCGGTGGCGGGCTCGCCGGGCAGTCCGACGACGACTTCCGTGCCCTCCTGCCCGCGCTCGATGCGGTGCGCGCGACGAGCCGTGCGTTCGACAGCGCGCTGCGCGCGTCGGATGCCGGACGTTTCGCGATCGTCTCATCGACCGCGGTGGGGCGCCCCCTGGCGGGAGGCGCGAACTACGCGGCCGTCAAGGCGGCGAGTGAGGCGTGGACGCGCGCGGTGGCGCAGGGCTTCGCCAAGACGGCGCGGGATGCCGGAGAGCCGCTGCGCGCGGCATCCGTGGTGTTCCGGGCGAAGGCGCTCGACCCTAAGTCTCTCGTGCCCCGGGTGCTGGCCCTATGGGACGCGGACGCCGCCGATCTCAACGACCAGATCATCACGCTCGGCTGACCGCCTAGCGCCGAGA
Coding sequences within:
- a CDS encoding ArsR/SmtB family transcription factor: MDRKSYSDRPDAPVEGVEHPDHRVEFHLSPGDIQSVRFGISPGHELAHAVRVLLRPEQHPLQWGWLRAVRDRLPRESFQLLAAVIGDDGYMPDFLTAAPGWDMTPEAELAALRITPLDPMRVDFGKMVIRSSGSRQRALRGMQEQPARAREMIADAWSEVWDAALAPVWPQLERLLRSDIAVRSRVIATSGIREMAGGLHPTVSWGDGAVRVSLRRHSELVDCHGSGLVLVPSVMSSWGCMVLTEPPAQPTLFYPARGVTAGWSRDASEIATSLGALLGPARATILLESGVARTTTQVAQDAGIAVSTASHHLTVLRDAGLVSSERDGARMLHLRTPLGEAMVGAVL
- a CDS encoding Lrp/AsnC family transcriptional regulator, whose protein sequence is MDDSVDRAILAEISRDGRATLSQLSDAVGLSVSAVQSRLRRLETRGVITGYRAILDPELVGTPLSAFIEITPLDPAQPDNAPELLEHLDAIEACHSIAGDASYMLFVRVASPRALEELVRDIRLAANVSTRTTVVLQTYYEHRPIISVAPEGE
- a CDS encoding DUF6421 family protein is translated as MSIISANSSAVQAIVGEPEVVEDASTAESSAAWAQLKDAAIAIREMQVKDGSIPDAAHHAAARDLVAAVTAGIRALAPAFPHDADYLAASIVDFDRWVSEGFGVPDFLDSLMAFQPQQHRVDGIRHLVVFPMYTQNGSSDRLVEALIVETIWPEFIAALEAGDYGNKLFVSLRLVDFTPGYDTNSAVLFPETVAMREIPSFTWGAIFQDREAARYRRVTRAAAEITKLELPERAAAMLDDQGLTERAFVMWDIIHDRTHMRGDLPFDPFMIKQRMPFFLYSLEELRCDLTAFRESVKIERSLRARTEAGDSLSDSEQEMLDHADLVQYAVIFDRIFRFAITGSRVRNYDGLGGQLLFAWLHQRGVLHWTDTALAFDWAAVPDAVVALGDAIDELYWRSIDRPKTAHWLAAYDLVRSVLTPNPASRWARGLPDEILAGAPKGFTDAVLDDEFPLSMFFEALDKKMKPVIESTVGIRGTDD
- a CDS encoding SDR family NAD(P)-dependent oxidoreductase encodes the protein MSVTDRTVLLAGATSPSGLALAQALVDAGARVIATGRSAERLESLQATVARIEVADATSLEAMTELASRIDAVDAVIPLVGGWRGGGGLAGQSDDDFRALLPALDAVRATSRAFDSALRASDAGRFAIVSSTAVGRPLAGGANYAAVKAASEAWTRAVAQGFAKTARDAGEPLRAASVVFRAKALDPKSLVPRVLALWDADAADLNDQIITLG